The genomic stretch CGTGATGTACCCCATGGACAGCTTGACGAGCGCGGCGGCTCAATCCCAAAAGGATTATCCGCACACGCCGCTGCGGCTCTATGTCGAGGCGCTGGGTGGTGTGATGAAACTGGTGCTTGATCAGATGTGCAACATTGGCGTGATTGGCACTCTGCCGATCGTGACGGACGAACTGCAGGTCGAATCCTTGCGCGAGCTCGAACTGGTTACGGTCGTCAGTCCCTCTCACCCGCTCGCCAGTTTCCGAGGCGTCATTTCGGCGGCCGCAATCAAGAAGCACGTGCAACTCGTCCTGAGCGACCGAACCGCACTGTCCCAGGGACGCGAATTCGGTGTATTGGCCACCTCGACGTGGAGGCTCGCGGATCTGGGGGCCAAGCATGCCTTTCTGAAGGCGGGCCTGGGCTGGGGCCATATGCCCCTGCACATGGTCAAGGCGGAGCTCGAAAGCGGCACGCTGGTGAAGATTCGCCTTGAAGGTCTACCGCGCGACGTGATGATGCCGATGAAGGTTGTTTACCGCAAAGACGCGCCGCCGGGACCGGCTGCCCGCGCCTTCATTGCACAACTGGGGAAGTAGGCTGATTGCCGCGATCTGGCCGCACGGAGCTTGTTAAGGAGGATGTCGGTCCACCAGGACAGATTGTCCATTTCGATATCCAGATCGGTGTCGTCCAGGCGGAATTCCGCCTGGACGTCTCAGCGGAGCCGCCTTCTCAACCCGCGCTCAGCGATGCCGCACGCGAGCCCGACCGACCGGCGCGCGCATCCAGACTGAAGGCGCCGGCACCGAAGTAGGCGATCTGCAGCAGGCCACCGGCCATCATCACGTTCTTGAGAAAGTGAATCATCTGGTTTTGATCTGCGAAGTTATGGTGAAAGAACATCGCCGTGACCACGCAGAACACCGCCATTGCCAGCGAGACGACACGAGCCCGGTAGCCCGACAACAGCAGCAAGCCGCCGCCCAGTTCGGTCAGCACGGCAACAACGAACGCGAGTGGCGGCACGGGCAGGCCGATGGCTGCAATATAACCAACCGTCGCACCATACGCTGCGAGCTTGCCCAGCCCGCTCATGACAAACGGTGCCCCGATCAGAATGCGACCCAACAGCGGAAGAAATTTGAAACGTTCCATTACTATCTCCTGAAATGGATTTGCGCAGGTGGAGTACAAGAGAGGGAATTAGCCGGCGTCCACCATCACCAGCTCGGAATCTTCAAGAGCGGAAATCTGCGCCGCGGCGACTTTCGTGATCGCCACGCCGTCTAGCGGCCCAACGGGCTCGCCATTCAATTCGATGCGTCCCGAGGCCACGACAAGATAGGCACGACGCGATGGACCCAACTCGTGTCGAACGCTTTCGCCTGCCTTTAGCATTGCGCCAAGCACACGCGCATCGGCGCGAATGGGAAGCGCCTCTTCATCGCCGGCGAACCCGCTGGCAAGGACTACGAAGCGCCCTGACCGGTCGACTTTGGGAAACGGCTTGGTATCCCACGCGGGTTCGCCACCGGCTTCACGAGGCAGCAGCCAGATCTGATAGACCTTGAGCGGCACCTCGCCCTTGTTGAACTCGGTGTGGCGTATGCCCGTACCGGCGCTCATGACCTGGACATCGCCTGCCTGAATCGTTCCGTCGGATCCCACAGTGTCTCGATGCCCAAGCAGGCCCTGGCGTACATAGGTGATGATCTCCACGTCACGGTGCCCGTGCATGGGAAACCCGCTGCCGGCAGCAATCTCGTCGTCGTTCCAGACGATCAGGGGACCCAATGCTCCATGCTCGGGATTACCATCGGCGCTAACCGCGAAATGGTATTTCGCGCGCAGCCAATTTCGTTCCGCCCTGTCCAATGATTCCCAACGCCTGTGTGCGAGCATGTCCGCCTCCGTTTCCCGCCGCCGCAAATGCGGCGCCTGTCGCCTGTGCGACCGACCGAATGCGGCGCTGATGCAGGTGATGGGAAGGATGCTATATTTGCAACGAACTCATGCATAGATCCAACAATGAAACGTATCATTGCCCTCAGTAGAACGATTAGAGGGGATTGAAGTCTGCCCATGAACGCAATCACTGACCTCAATGATCTTCGGCTCTTCGCGGAGGTGGTCCAGCATGGAAGCTACACGGCGGCCGCGCGCGCCCTCGGCCTGCAGACCTCGAAGCTCAGCCGTCGCGTTCGTGCCTTGGAAGAAGAACTTGGCGTCCGCCTGCTCAATCGCACGAGCCGTAGCCTGTCTTTGACGGAAACCGGGCGGCAGTTCCACCAGCATTGCCTTGCGCTGGTAGCGGAAGCCAAGGCCGCCAAAGATATCGTGGACCGCACGCGTTCCAGGCCGCAGGGCACCATCCGCATCGCCTGCCCCGTGGCCCTGCTGGAGTCCGGCATCTCCACGATCATTGCGCGATACCTCGCGGACAACCCCGACGTCCAGGTTCTGCTGGATGCAACCAACCGCCGCGTGGATGTCGTCGAGGAAGGCTTGGACTTTGCCATCCGGGTCAGGCTTCCGCCGCTGGAAAACACCGATCTCGCGGTCCGCCAGCTAGGCTTGTCGATCCACATTCTGGTTGCCAGTCCCGCGTTGGCGGCACGCCATCCGGCGCCCGGCTCAATCGAATCCGTGAAGGCATGGCCTACCCTCTCCATGGCCAGCAGCGGCGAGCGATTTGTCTGGAACCTGGTCGACGCTGAAGGGCGCGTGACCTCATGGGCGCATCAGCCCCGCTTGGCGACCGACGATCTGGCGAGCCTTCGGATTGCGGCAATATCGGGCGTCGGCGTGGCAATGCTGCCGAGGGAGCTGGTTGAGGCCGATATTCAGGCCGGCCGTCTGCAGCACCTGCTGCCCGGCATGGCTACCACGCCGGGGCTTGTGCATGCGATCTTCCCCACGCGCCGAGGCATGGTTCCGGCCGTCCGTCACCTGCTCGATGCGCTCGTTGCGGGATTCGACGATCTGAACCGGCAGCGCTAGAGCGGCCGCCCGCGTTGCGTTGTGTCCTGCAACTTGCGCCGCGGTTTCAGCGTGCAGTATGCGGGCCGGCACTCAATGCCATGAACTTGAAGGACTCGCGATTCGCGGGAGCAGCGCCTCACGGAAGCCCAACCAGGACCCGGTCGTCGATAAGCAGGCCAACGTCTGTGCGGGACACGACGCACGGCAGACGCACCTAAAACAAAACGGCCGAGGTTTCCTACCGATACAGGCGGGAAACACTCAGCCGTAAATTGCGCGATGTTCGAAAATGCGCCTAACGCCCAATATTACATACCGCTTGCCGCGCCCGAACGAGACGTTCCGTCAACAGCACCGCCGTATCCCGAAACGGGGGCTTGGGCTTGAGCGATGGCGTTCTGAGCCGCGACTTTTGCTTCAGCGGCCTGGATGTTCTCCGGGTAGTGAATCCAGTCGTGCGGGTCATAGCCCGCTTTCTCGAGCTGCACCAGATCGGCACGCACCTGCGCACGACTTTCCGGCTGACTGGACTGTGCGAACGACACAACCGGTGCTGCAAAAAGGGCAGCGATAAGAACCATCCTGGTGAACGACTTCATGATGACGTACCTCAACGATTTTTGTTAGTGGCGCTACGAGAGTTTCCCTGTCACGGTTGAACCGAGTCTAATGGGCAAAAATAACTAGGGTAAGTACTAATTTCCCCAACTCTCTGTTGCTAAAGCCGCAACAATCAGCCAACACGGGTGACCATTTCGCGGATCCATTCGTCACTACAGACGATTGCTGTCGCTGAGTTACAATCGGTCGCGATTGCATGACCTTCCCAGGAAGCCGCGAAAATGAGCCTAGCCGCCAGCAAGCAAGCCACGTCCGCTCGAACCCGCAAGAAGTCTGTCTCGACCCAGCCCGAAGCCGGCCGCGCCGAAGCTGCCACGAACCCACATTCTCCGGGCAGCAGCAACGTCGAATTCATCACCCAGCAGTGGCAGCGGGAATACAGAAATCTGGATCTTTCGAACTTCCTGCTCGCGGTTTATTTCATGCGCATCGGTACGCTCGTCGAAGTCGCGTTTGACAAGAGGTGCCAGGAACGTTGGGGTATCAGCGGGTCAGACATGCGTGTCCTGCTGGCGCTGCGTCGCAGCGGCCACCCGTATGCAAAGCGGCCGACCGATCTGTATCGCTCCCTGCTCGTTACTTCGGGCGCAATAACCAAGAAGATCGATCGGCTCGCGAGCCTTGGCATGGTCGAACGCCAGTCCGACCCGAGTCACGGCGGCGGGTCGATCGTTCATCTGACCAGGAAGGGCCTTGACGTTGTCGAAAAAGCCATTGTGAAGCTTGCGGAAGAGTCTTCGATCGCACCTGCTATGGCGCACTTTACGGAAGCCGAGCGGGCAAGCGGTACGGAGTTCTGTTTGCGTACCTTGGCCCTGATGGAGGAATTGAACGTCCCGGCAATCGAAGACACCGAAAACATCGAGTCGGCATCTCGAACCAAAGCGGCGCGACGGCCATCCCGCAACAGTCGTTAATTACAGTCGTTAATTACACTGTGGCGGCGGCCTTTTTTTGTGCATCCTGCAAGCTCTGCGGGTAGTACGACGTGGCCCAGCAGCAGCGCTACAGCAACGAAAGTCGCCTTGCTCACGGATGAACGCATTAGCTACTCCTTGTTTTTAGTTGAAGTGAACTTGCTGACAGCATCGTAGTTAGAGCAACGGCGTTCCTATATGGCCTACTCGTTTCGGTAACGCCCGGAATCTGCCAGTTGTCGGACTGCCACGGCTACGCACCTCCCGGACCTGGGACGTAGCTCTTGACTATGTGGTCGACCAAGGCCGGCAAACGCTGAGCGATCCGCCGGGAATCGCTGCTCGATTTGAAATTGGATGTTGCACCCTCCCAAAGCATCACCAACGTATCCGTCAGCACCCCGGCATCCACTGCGTTTGCGGCAACTGCCAGCCGCATCAATAGTGCTCGAAACTCCTGGCCAGGATTGGTACGCGAAAGCGTGACAGGATGCTCCTCGGCGGTGAACGCTACCACCGGCAATTGAGGTTGCCCGCGCTGATAACCATCTGAAGCCAGCTCAACCGCGACATCGATAAAGAGTTCGAGCAAGTACTGGATGGGCTCTTCGCCCGATCGATGTCCAGCTTCCTGCCATCGCGCGCGCTCGCGATCGCGATCGCAACATCCACCATTGCTTTCCACATCGTTCAGCCATCCTTTGTGTCAGCCACAGCAGCCGAATTGGCTCCAAAGACTGTTGTGGCGATTCTTGTAACAAAGCATTTTGGCGAATGTCGCGTAGTCGACCCGGGAAGCGTCGCCTTGCAAATTGTGTCGTTCCGGAGTGTTCGCTTTCGTCACGATGAAACTCCAGAGTTGCCCTGTCGGTAACCAATGAAATTACCGCTGGTTCGACCCGCCGGGAATGCTATCTCCACAACCACAGTTCGCACATGTCCCGAATCGCAAAGCACCATTGCGCGCCGTAGGACGATAAAGGCCCACGCCACGGACGCCGCATTCGTGTCGCTTGAACGCCAACACTTAGTGAATCGCTTCACGCCGACCCTTTCCGGCTTGGACCCGAGATGCGGTCCCAAGCATGCCGTCATCGACGAATGGGTTGACACGCCTCCACCGGCATCCTAATATACAACAATGCTGTACGCATTCACTATTGTTGAATACACAGCACAGCGCCTGGCAGGAGACATCGAAGTTTCAGGATCGCCATCATTTATTAAGGATTACTTTCAATGGACAGCATCTATTTTGAACGTCGTCAGAACGTAGGCCATATCGTATTGGCCAATCCTCCCTCGAATCTCATCGCGGCTGATTTCGCCGACTGCCTTGAGAGGGCCGTCCGGGAAGCCAGCAAGGCCGATATCCGGTCGCTCCTGATCCGTGCACAGGGGCCCGACTTCAGCAAGGGCGGCGACGTCCTCGATTTCATCGACAAAGGTTTCGATGATTGGCGGACGTTCATATCGCAGATTCACCACACCTATCGGTCAATCGAATCCCTCCAGATTCCAACGATTGCCGCAGTGCGCGGTGCGGCATTCGGCGGCGCATTCGAGCTGGCTCTCGCTTGCGACTTCATTGTCGCCGCAGAGAACGCCACCTTCCGGTGTATTGAAGCGTCCGTTGGCTCGGCACCTGTCGCGGGCGGCGTGCAACGCCTGGCGGAACGAGTGGGCCGTGCGTATGCGGCGCGCTACGCGATGCTAAGCGAACCCATGTCCGGCGCGACCGCCGGTCAGCTCGGCGTTGCCGCCTTCGTCGTCGGCGAAGATCAGGTCGAGAACGTCGCCGAGGATCTCGCCATCAAACTTGCCAACGGCCCTACGCGCTCGTATGGCGCCATTCGCGCCCTCCTCAAGGCATGGTCAGGCGGCGGCGTGCCCGGTGCCGACGCGCTGGTCCTCGATCTCACCATGGGGCTGCACATGACGGAAGACGCCAGGAAAGGGCGAACTGCACGTGCAGAAGCCGTCGCGCGCGGCGAAGAACCGGCTCCGGTCGTTTTTCTCGGCAAATGAGCCATCAGACAGGCCCATGGCGCGGAAGACCGGCTTGCAGCTGCGCAAGGTCCCCAAGTAGATCCGCTTTGTCGACTCGTTTCCCACCACCGTGACGGGAAAAATCCAGAAGTACCAGATACGGAAAATCATGACCGACGAGCTTGGACTGAAAGAACAACACACAGCGTGACGCTCCTCGGCGATGAGATCACATCAATCCCGTTGTCACACTTTACCGGAGTGCTGCCATGGCAGAAGTCGATATACAAACCGTCTATTTCGTCGCGAAGGATATTGGCCGGCTGGAAAATTTCTATGGTTCGGCGCTGGGGATGCCTGTCCAGTTCCGCGACGAGAACAAGTGGACTCAATTCCGCCTGCAGCGCAGCGCATTCGCACTGTGCTCGGTAGAAGAAGCGGCACAAGGAGCCGTCGGGGCCGTCCCCGTCTTCCAGGTCGCCGGGGAGGCCCAGGACGAGGTTCGGCAGAAAATCCTGTCCGCCGGCGGCCAGTTACTCGCAGAGCGCGACATGGGTACGCACGGCATTGTTGCCACCTACAAGGATCCGGAAGAAAACATCTTTCAGGTATTCAGCAAATCTCCGGCGCACTAAGTCGCGCCAAGTCAGAAGACCACTCAATTCGCACCTTACTGGAAAATCGATGAAATTCGGTATATTTGACCAAAACGATCGCAATGGACTGCCTATTCATAAGCAGTACGAAGATAGAATGGAAATTATCGAGTTTTACGACAGGCTCGGCTTCCATTGTTATCACATGTCGGAACACCATGCGACCACGCTGAGCGCTTGCCCGTCGCAAAGCGTGTTTCTTGCCGCTGCCGCGCAGCGCACCAGGACACTGCGCCTGTCTCCGCTGGTCTACATTCTCCCGATCCACCACCCCGTGCGTCTTGCCGAAGAAATCTGCATGCTCGACAATCTGAGCGGCGGCCGCCTGGAGTATGGCGTGGGGCGAGGCGCCTCGCCCCACGAAATCGCGGCGCTCGGTATCGATCCGGCCACGGCTCAGGCCAGATACATCGAGTCGTATGAAATCATCAAGCGGTATCTCAGTTCGGATACCCTCGACTATCAGGGGACGTTCTGGCAATTCAACGACATGCCGGTCGAACTCAAGCCGCTGCAGACGCCCCCTCCGACCTGGTACGCGCTGGCGTCGCCGGAGTCGACGGTATGGCCAGCCCAGGAGAAGATGAACATCGTGTGCGGCGGCCCGGTCCAACGCGTCAGAGCCATCACCGAGCGATATCGCGAAGAATTCTCCAAACGGCATCCGTCCGCCGCTGAGCCGCTCATCGGCGTGAATCGCTATATTGTTGTCGCGGAAACGGACCAGGAGGCCATGAAAATTGCCTCGCGGGCATGGTCAGTCTTCTATCCGAACTTTTACAAGCTCTGGAAAAAGCACGGGACGGAACCGGTCAACCAGAAGCTTCCGCCGACCATCGCAACGCTCGTGGAATCGGGCCTCGCCGTAGTGGGCCGCCCGGAAACCGTTCGTGAAAAACTGCTGGAGCAGGCGCACGATGGGGACTTCAACTACCTCATCGGAACGTTCATGTTCGGCGACATGTCCGTCGCCGAAGCCAAGACATCTATTGGGCTTTTTCACGAGTCCGTCATGCCCGCGTTCAGCGAGTTGCAAAAGGTTCCATCATGAATGGCAGCACTCTGGTAGACCACGAACGTCCTCCAATCAGGACGTTCGACAAACGCCAGTTGAGAGACGTATTAGGGTCCTTTGTCACCGGTGTCACCGTGGTCACCACCCGCGATGCCGAGGGAGGCATGCACGGCCTCACCGCAAATTCGTTTTCCTCAGTTTCTTTGGATCCACCCCTCGTTTTATGGAGCCAGGCGACCTCCGCGGGAAGCCATTCTGCGTTCAAGGATGCCGAACGATTCACCATCAACATCCTGGCAGAGCACCAATACGACCTCGCCAATCACTTTGCGACCCGCTCGCCGGACAAATTCTCCGGCATCGACTATGACCTTGGGGTCGACGGGCTGCCGCTACTGCGCAATTGCAGCGCATGGCTGGAGTGCAAGGTGGTCTCCCGCTTTCCAGGCGGAGACCATGTGATTTTTGTCGGATCGGTGGATTGCATTCGCCAGAGCACGCGGCGGCCACTGGTATTCGGCGGCGGGCAGTATCTGGTCGCCGACCCGCACGACCTCGGCCGCGCACCGGTCGGAACGGAGGGTGCGATGAAATCGCAGCCGCATGCTGTCCGGCTGGCCAGCCGCGCCATGTTGCGGCTCGCGCATACACTGGACAAGACGCTTGCGCTGGTAGCGTGGGGCAATCACGGTCCCACGGTGATCGCGTGGCAAGCCGCGACCACGCCCGTGGTCGCCGATCTGCCGCTGGGACTTGTGCTACCGGTGACGACTTCCGCTTCGGGCCTGGCTCTCGCGGCGTTTCTTCCGCCTGAAGCGGTCGATCGATTCGTGACGGCGGAGCTGCGTGATAACGGACGACAAGCGTCTGGCGAACTGACCCTCACCGCGGAATCATTCGCCAGCGTACTTGAATCCGTCAGGGCTTCGCATGTCGCGACAAGGCGCCCCGGGCCGTTTTATGACGACCGGGTGCTCGCCAACGCCATCAGCGTGCCCATTCTTTCCCCGAGCGGACTGGCCGTGCTGGCACTGACGGCGATCGGCCCAGCAGAGCATTTCGATGCCGCGGCTGACAGCCCTTGTGCAGAAGCCCTCAGGGACGCCGCACACGAGATCTCCGCTGCATTGGGAGACGCGTGAATTGGCATTTGCCCAAGTTAAAGCGACCAATATATCGGCCAAACTCCCATCATGACTGAAACAGATAGCCAACTACTTGAATCCTCGCTGCCCGCCATCGAACAGGCAGCATTGAATCTCCCGACACTTGGCGACAAACGGGTCATCACGTATCGGGTTGCCGGCGACGAGCGCGCGCCCGCCATCGTGCTGCTGCATGGCATTGGTTCGAGCTCGGCGGGATATCGCGCGCAGCTCGCCGCACTGTGCAGGCACCATCGGGTGATTGCCTGGGATGCACCCGGCTATGGACAAAGCAGCCCCTTTGCGATCGGCACGCCGGCCGCCACGGATTATGCGGATGCGCTCATGGCCCTGCTGTCCGCGCTCGGCATTGCGCGTGCGACCGTCGTAGGCAGTTCATGGGGGAGTGTCATCGCTGCAACGTTTGCGGCGCGGTACCCGTCGGCTACACGCGCTCTCGTATTGAGCGCGCCCAATGTTGCACGAGGACATCTATCCGGTGCGGAGCGCGACCAGGCGCGAGAAGTCCTGATGCGAAGCGCAGCGGCACAATCGCCCGAGGCGCGCGCCGCTGTGGTCAACGCGCTGGTCGCTCCGAACGCCGGTCCCCTGGTTCGCGCGGTCGTATCACGGCTGAGAGACGCGGTGACCGCCACAGGCTGGGAACACGCCGTGGATATGCTTTTCTCCACATATACGCCATCCGTCGTTGCTTCGATCCAGGCGCCGCTCTCCGTCATTATCGGCAACCTGGACCGCGTCGCTCCCATCGACGACCATGCCCGGCCGATTCACGAGGCTGCTCACGATTCGACACTCCACGTACTCGATGCAATCGGCCACATGCCGAAGCTCGAAGCGCCGGGGGCATTCAATTCCATCGTGTTGGCAGCTGCCGCAGCCGGGACAGACTGATGGAAGGATGAATGCAATGAGGAGGCTGCGGCGCAGGCCGCTGCCCTCGCTTCAGGGCCTGTTCACGCTAATAACAGGCCCTAATGTGTCCATTGCTTGTCGCTCGCCGGGACAGATGGCGCGCATCGGTATCGCGCGCCCGGCTTCTACCCAATTTTGCTGGGGACCTTTCCGCCCAGTGCAACCGTAGCTCGAACCGCGCTATCGAGTAGCGCTTTTATCTGCTTACCTTCAATTTCCGTGTCCAGTGTTGCGGGCGATCCGATGAGACTGATGGCAAATCGAAGATATCCGTCCCTGTCCCAGATCGGGGCCGCGACAGACACGTAACCCATGTCCCCGCGATGGACCGTTGTGAAGCCACAGGTGCGCAATTCAGTGATCGCTTCTTCCCGCAAGGAAGCCGGACTCCATTCCTGTTCCGCAGACAGTTCGCGGCTGATGAGATCGTCGGTGCGCCCGGGCTGAAGGCAGGCAATGAACAGCTTTCCCGCCGCCGTCGTGACCAGCGGAATCAGACCGGTTCTCAACTCGAGAATACTGCGCGTCTGCCCCTCCTGCTTAAAGAGACTAACCGGGCCATCCTCGGTCCATGCGGTCACGGCCGCGCCACTCAGTGTTGCTTCCCGCAAGGCGATCACCTCCCGGCGAACGATATCGAATCCGTCCAGCTGGTTAATCGCGCTCATACCCAAAGCAAGCGACGCCGGCCCGAGCTTGTAGCACCCTGGCTTTTCGTCCGTCGACGCAAGCCCGGTTCGCACCAGACTAATCATGTAGTTGCTCGTCGCGCTCGGCGACAGTTCGGACAACGCAGCAATCTCCTTGAGCGGGAGTGCTCGCTCACTCGTCTGCAACGCGGAGAGGATTCGGAACGCAATCTCGACAGACTGAATGCCGCGCCTCGCAGTCACATTGGTCATTTTTCGGCCGTATGGAAGTCACAAAAAATCACCGCCCCGGGTTTCTACGGACGGTCGCCATGTTGACACGTCTAGGGGTGACCCCAATAGTGTTCAACATAAATTATCTCATTCATTATTGTTGAATTCAACACCGGCAAGCTGCGACGATCAGGGACAAGCGATCTGCTGGAATAAACGTCTGAATTTTTCAGCCTCTCATTTCATCAGTAGTACACATTTTTTGCCATTCCTTTTATTCAAATAACTTCTTCGGAAGAGTAACAACCGGGTCGAAGACAAGGCATGGCAATTTTTGGACGTACGGTGGCAGGCGCGATCGTTGCAATCCGCGATTACGCATGCATCACAGATGGTCAGCGAAATTACGGCAGCCTCTGTCGAGCAGAGTCATGGCCTGGAACAGGTCAATCAGGCAGTCATTCAGATGGACAAGATCGCGCAAGCTAACGCGGCGCTGATCGAACAGGCTACGCCTGCTACTCAACTACTTGAGGAACAGGCAAACACGCTTAAAACGACCGTGTCTTCGTTCAAGCTTTTTGATGCGAACGAGCCGATGCTCGAAGCAAGGTCCTGACTTCACTGGAAAGACGTATCGCCGGGAAGTTGCCTTCATCGACGGTCGCAACCAATGGGTGCAATTGATCTAAAGAAATCCTGCCTGATGTGGGATAGCACCGGCGCTTGACTACCTGGACTCTGCCGCGATACCGGAAACGCGGCAGCGCGATCAATCATCATTTCCAGTTCCGCAAGCGCGCTAGCCGAAGTCCCCTCTCCGCGCTCGCAGACCGTCACCATGAAGGCCGAGTTCGCGGCGTTCAGGCGCTTTCCTTCCCGGTCGCCCTCAGCGCCGCCAGCCGCGGGAACAGCTTCAGCGCATTATCGGCCAGGACCGCCCGGCTTTCGTCGCTGTTCAGCCCCGCGCCTGTCTCGACCTCATGGCGGCAAGCGACGGCTAGATCTCGGCGAAGATACGGATAGTCGGAGCCGAAAAGCACCTGGTCCATGCCGACTACAGAACGAAGCATCTGCAGGACAGCTGGCTGCCACGACACCGCCGTGTCCCAATAGAGCCTGCGAAGCGTGTCCGCAGCGGTCCCGCGCTCTTCACCACCGGGGATCACACTCATCTCGTCGACGACTGAAAAACGCGCCGCCAGATAGGGAATCGTGCCGCCGGCGTGAGAAATAATGTACTTCACGTTCGGGGTGCG from Paraburkholderia phytofirmans OLGA172 encodes the following:
- a CDS encoding methyl-accepting chemotaxis protein, which translates into the protein MQSAITHASQMVSEITAASVEQSHGLEQVNQAVIQMDKIAQANAALIEQATPATQLLEEQANTLKTTVSSFKLFDANEPMLEARS